A single Notoacmeibacter ruber DNA region contains:
- a CDS encoding ABC transporter ATP-binding protein: protein MSYMQISDIRKNFGAFEAVRGIDIDIAKREFVVLLGPSGCGKSTLLRMIAGLEEIDGGALVIDGERMNEVKASKRGISMVFQSYALYPHKSVRQNMEFGLKVAGLSKKEREAKIAEAADILQLTPLLDRMPKELSGGQRQRVAIGRAIVREPKVFLFDEPLSNLDAGLRLQMRVELARLHRQLQATMVYVTHDQVEAMTLADKIVIMRDGLIEQTGAPLEIYRKPANAFVAGFIGSPKMNLLNARVTDVDGPTVRVEAAGMETVVEVDAAPAIGEDVTLGIRPEHLEPVLEPSPGTEPLLDVVACERLGGVSFALSQTADGQQITIQLDGNLPIAAGDQLSCRVQPGLAHLFSAETGRRL, encoded by the coding sequence ATGAGCTATATGCAGATTTCGGACATTCGGAAGAATTTCGGCGCGTTCGAGGCGGTTCGCGGCATCGATATCGACATCGCCAAGCGCGAATTCGTCGTGCTGCTCGGCCCTTCGGGCTGCGGCAAATCCACTCTGCTTCGTATGATTGCGGGGCTCGAGGAGATCGATGGCGGAGCTCTCGTCATCGATGGCGAGCGGATGAACGAGGTGAAGGCCTCCAAGCGCGGCATCTCGATGGTTTTCCAGTCCTATGCGCTCTATCCGCACAAGAGCGTTCGACAGAACATGGAGTTCGGCCTGAAAGTGGCCGGGCTATCGAAAAAGGAACGCGAGGCGAAGATCGCCGAGGCGGCGGATATCCTTCAGTTGACCCCGCTCCTGGACCGTATGCCAAAGGAATTGTCGGGCGGTCAGCGTCAGCGCGTCGCCATCGGCCGCGCCATTGTGCGCGAACCGAAGGTCTTTCTTTTCGACGAGCCGCTTTCCAATCTGGATGCGGGCCTGCGCCTGCAGATGCGCGTGGAACTGGCGCGGTTGCACCGTCAATTGCAGGCCACGATGGTTTATGTGACCCACGATCAGGTGGAAGCGATGACGCTCGCCGACAAGATCGTCATCATGCGTGATGGTCTGATCGAACAGACGGGCGCGCCGCTCGAGATCTATCGCAAGCCCGCCAACGCTTTCGTCGCCGGTTTCATCGGCAGCCCGAAGATGAATCTCCTGAACGCCCGCGTCACCGATGTGGACGGCCCCACGGTGCGGGTCGAAGCGGCCGGCATGGAAACGGTGGTCGAGGTCGATGCGGCTCCCGCTATTGGTGAGGATGTCACACTGGGTATCCGACCGGAGCATCTTGAGCCGGTGCTGGAGCCATCCCCTGGCACAGAGCCGCTTCTGGACGTGGTCGCCTGCGAAAGGCTGGGCGGTGTCAGCTTCGCCCTGAGCCAGACAGCCGATGGCCAGCAGATCACCATCCAGCTCGACGGCAATCTGCCCATCGCGGCGGGCGATCAACTCTCATGTCGGGTCCAGCCTGGCCTTGCGCATCTGTTTTCGGCCGAGACTGGCCGTCGTCTCTGA